The Gloeomargarita sp. SKYB120 genome has a window encoding:
- the infB gene encoding translation initiation factor IF-2 gives MSNDRIRIYDLSRELNLDNKSVLELCDRLQVPYKTCSSTISEQDADRIRRAAQQSRLSSARPASRQAAPKPAEPTPPKSKELQIRSYSYRQKPEAPAAPTSAPSKPEKPEAPLRRETPRPTPPQPRPQRPILKSPEAPSKPVAPVRRETPPPVRPEPEPSTVEVVLFPPKVKTDSKAPAKRKDREVELADEEREKAKLSAAFKSKRRQRSRDFDDDEDLDLLELETTSSSSPDPAHSTASIYLMRPPKPKPTSPVTVKPQPRPSKPHRPEPLPARVTAPPPPEPTKPEFIEVTGSLTVQQLAEQLVVPATEIIKTLFLKGKMVTVTQTLDLPTIELVCRELGVEVITAETDTSTAARKETEMLEAADLENLQRRPPVVTVMGHVDHGKTTLLDAIRKTRVAAGEAGGITQRIGAYHVDVPHEGTTKRIVFLDTPGHEAFTAMRARGAKVTDIAILVVAADDGVRPQTIEAIRHAQAAKVPIIVAINKIDKEGAQPERVKNELMQYGLVPEEYGGDTIMVPVSALKGQNLDTLLEMVLLVAEVSDLYANPDRPAKGTVIEAHLDRTRGPVATLLVQNGTLRVGDVLVAGAVFGKVRAMVDDRGQRLEAAPPSSAVEVSGLTEVPIAGDEFEVYSDEKQARAVAEERAQQERNRQLAQRQITLGTLSQQAHEGQLKELNLILKADVQGSVEAIVNALKQLPQQEVQLGILLAAPGEITETDVDLAAASKAVIVGFNTTLAPGARKAADAAGVDIREYTIIYNLLEDIQAAMEGLLEPELVEESLGQAEVRAVFRLAKGVVAGCYVQSGKLQRNCLMRVRRNGQVVWQGTLDSLRRHKDDVREVAAGFECGVGCQDFQDWQEGDVIEAYTRVTQRRKLTGTTA, from the coding sequence ATGAGCAACGACCGTATCCGCATCTACGACCTCTCCCGCGAACTGAACTTGGACAACAAGTCGGTACTGGAGCTGTGCGACCGACTGCAGGTCCCCTACAAGACCTGTAGCAGCACAATCAGCGAGCAGGATGCGGACCGGATTCGCCGCGCAGCCCAGCAGAGCCGTCTCAGTTCAGCGCGTCCCGCTTCTCGCCAAGCAGCCCCCAAGCCCGCCGAACCGACGCCACCCAAAAGCAAAGAACTGCAAATTCGCAGCTACAGTTACCGACAAAAGCCGGAAGCGCCGGCGGCGCCAACGTCGGCACCTAGTAAACCTGAAAAGCCCGAGGCACCGCTGCGCCGAGAAACGCCCCGACCCACGCCACCTCAACCACGGCCCCAGCGACCGATTTTGAAAAGCCCGGAAGCGCCGAGTAAACCAGTGGCTCCCGTGCGGCGGGAAACGCCCCCGCCGGTCCGTCCTGAACCAGAACCCAGCACGGTGGAGGTGGTGTTGTTTCCGCCTAAGGTCAAAACCGACAGCAAAGCGCCGGCCAAGCGCAAGGACCGGGAAGTGGAATTGGCCGATGAAGAACGGGAAAAAGCCAAGCTCAGCGCCGCCTTCAAGAGCAAACGCCGCCAGCGGAGCCGCGACTTTGACGATGACGAGGACTTGGACCTATTGGAACTGGAGACCACCAGCAGTAGCAGCCCAGACCCAGCCCACAGCACCGCCAGCATTTACCTGATGCGGCCGCCCAAACCTAAACCCACCAGTCCAGTGACGGTGAAACCCCAACCCCGACCGTCCAAACCGCACCGTCCTGAACCGTTGCCGGCCCGAGTCACGGCGCCACCACCGCCAGAACCTACAAAGCCCGAGTTCATCGAGGTGACCGGTAGCCTGACCGTACAGCAGTTAGCGGAACAACTGGTGGTGCCAGCTACTGAGATCATCAAAACCCTGTTTCTCAAGGGCAAGATGGTCACTGTCACCCAAACCCTCGACCTGCCCACCATCGAACTGGTTTGCCGAGAGCTAGGGGTCGAAGTTATTACGGCGGAGACCGACACCAGCACCGCCGCCCGCAAGGAAACGGAGATGCTGGAGGCCGCCGACTTAGAGAACCTGCAACGGCGCCCACCGGTGGTGACCGTCATGGGGCACGTGGACCACGGCAAAACCACCCTGCTGGATGCAATTCGCAAAACGCGAGTGGCGGCGGGCGAAGCGGGGGGCATTACCCAGCGCATTGGCGCTTACCACGTGGATGTCCCCCACGAAGGCACGACCAAGCGCATCGTCTTTCTGGACACGCCGGGCCACGAAGCGTTTACGGCCATGCGGGCGCGGGGTGCCAAGGTGACCGATATTGCCATCCTGGTGGTGGCGGCGGACGATGGGGTGCGGCCCCAAACCATTGAGGCCATTCGCCACGCCCAAGCGGCTAAAGTGCCCATCATTGTGGCCATCAACAAGATTGACAAGGAAGGTGCCCAGCCGGAGCGCGTCAAGAATGAGCTAATGCAGTACGGTTTGGTGCCGGAGGAGTACGGCGGCGACACCATCATGGTGCCGGTAAGTGCCCTGAAGGGTCAAAACCTGGACACCCTATTGGAAATGGTGTTGCTGGTGGCGGAGGTGTCCGACCTGTACGCCAACCCCGACCGTCCGGCCAAAGGCACGGTGATTGAGGCGCATCTCGACCGTACGCGGGGGCCAGTGGCGACCCTACTGGTGCAAAACGGGACCTTGCGAGTGGGGGATGTCCTGGTGGCCGGAGCGGTTTTTGGGAAAGTGCGGGCGATGGTGGACGACCGTGGTCAACGGTTAGAAGCGGCGCCCCCCTCGTCGGCAGTGGAGGTCTCTGGTTTGACGGAGGTGCCCATCGCTGGGGACGAGTTTGAGGTCTACAGCGATGAGAAACAGGCGCGGGCGGTGGCGGAGGAACGGGCGCAGCAGGAACGCAATCGGCAACTGGCCCAGCGGCAGATTACCCTGGGGACACTGTCGCAGCAGGCCCACGAAGGCCAGCTCAAGGAACTGAATTTGATTCTCAAGGCGGACGTGCAGGGGTCTGTTGAGGCCATTGTCAATGCCCTGAAGCAACTGCCCCAGCAGGAGGTGCAACTGGGGATTCTGCTGGCGGCGCCGGGAGAAATCACTGAAACGGACGTAGACCTGGCGGCGGCTAGCAAGGCGGTGATTGTGGGCTTTAACACCACCCTGGCCCCTGGGGCGCGCAAAGCGGCAGACGCTGCAGGAGTGGACATCCGCGAGTACACCATCATCTACAACCTGCTGGAGGATATCCAGGCGGCGATGGAGGGGCTGCTGGAGCCAGAACTGGTGGAAGAGTCCTTAGGTCAAGCGGAAGTGCGGGCGGTGTTCCGTCTCGCCAAGGGGGTGGTTGCCGGATGCTACGTGCAATCTGGCAAGCTCCAGCGCAACTGTTTGATGCGGGTGCGGCGCAACGGCCAGGTGGTCTGGCAAGGCACGCTAGATTCCCTGCGCCGGCACAAGGACGACGTGCGGGAAGTGGCCGCCGGGTTTGAGTGCGGGGTGGGCTGTCAGGATTTCCAGGACTGGCAGGAAGGGGACGTGATCGAGGCCTATACGCGGGTGACCCAGCGGCGCAAGCTCACCGGTACAACCGCCTAG
- the ylqF gene encoding ribosome biogenesis GTPase YlqF, producing the protein MPLSPVQWYPGHMARAVQALREHLQRVDVVVEVRDARIPASSTHPLLQQVAASGLVVLNRRDQIPPAVGQQWLAALQTPERPVLLTEARQGQGLEQLRRALAQVGERVNSRRQRRGMLPRAVRVAVVGCPNVGKSALINRLLGRRVTASAAKAGVTRQCQWVRLGGDLELLDTPGLLPPRLDDQQAAVHLAICDDISEAVYDHALVACALLVRLWELPSQARQPPDGLQRRYRLDPQAHTPESFLAALAERDFRGDLHRCAQKLLQDFRQGFLGQIALELPP; encoded by the coding sequence ATGCCGTTGTCCCCTGTGCAGTGGTACCCCGGTCACATGGCGCGGGCGGTTCAGGCGCTTCGGGAACACCTGCAGCGGGTGGACGTGGTGGTGGAGGTACGGGATGCCCGGATTCCGGCGAGTAGCACCCACCCCCTGTTGCAGCAGGTGGCCGCCAGCGGTCTGGTAGTGTTGAACCGGCGGGACCAGATTCCCCCAGCGGTCGGTCAACAGTGGTTAGCAGCGCTCCAAACCCCGGAGCGGCCCGTCCTGCTCACGGAAGCTCGCCAGGGACAGGGACTAGAGCAACTCCGGCGCGCCCTAGCGCAGGTGGGTGAGCGCGTGAACAGCCGTCGGCAACGTCGGGGAATGCTCCCGCGTGCCGTGCGGGTCGCAGTCGTGGGCTGTCCCAACGTAGGCAAATCTGCCCTCATCAATCGCCTGCTGGGCCGACGGGTGACCGCCAGTGCCGCTAAGGCAGGAGTCACGCGGCAATGCCAGTGGGTGCGCCTGGGCGGCGATTTGGAACTCTTGGACACGCCAGGTCTGTTACCCCCCCGCCTGGACGACCAGCAGGCCGCCGTGCACCTGGCAATCTGCGACGACATCAGTGAAGCCGTCTACGACCACGCCCTGGTCGCGTGCGCGCTGTTAGTGCGGCTGTGGGAATTGCCATCCCAGGCGCGCCAGCCCCCTGACGGTTTACAGCGACGCTACCGGTTGGATCCACAGGCCCATACGCCGGAAAGTTTCCTAGCCGCCCTAGCCGAGCGGGACTTCCGAGGCGACCTGCACCGTTGTGCCCAAAAACTCCTGCAGGACTTCCGCCAAGGGTTTCTTGGCCAAATTGCCCTAGAGCTGCCCCCCTAG